The following coding sequences lie in one Gemmatimonadaceae bacterium genomic window:
- a CDS encoding succinylglutamate desuccinylase/aspartoacylase family protein — protein MRAPLRIRDITAAPGEKARGWLAIGETPGGPIQLPLVLINGREDGPVLCFTAGVHAAEYAPIDAVMRLLQGIQPDTLHGAVIGVPVSNMRMFEHRTGFVSPLDGLNLNRIAPGRRDGSISEILADVLLREVIGAAQYHIDFHAGDLGEMLFPFAGYALTGRRDLDEKGEALARAFTPRLISLATDGGTIPPFAGSLNHSACRNGVVSILAECGGNGTLDETDVRTHMEGADNVMRHLGMLDGGRPTNGPRIAARDRVVVRASKSGLLRLGVRVGDDIAAGQEVAQICNVFGEVVERVRAPGAGLAGLVWAHKVVNTGDPVVRYWITEPA, from the coding sequence ATGCGCGCTCCCCTTCGCATCCGCGACATCACCGCCGCGCCGGGAGAGAAAGCGCGCGGCTGGCTCGCCATCGGGGAGACGCCGGGCGGCCCCATCCAGTTGCCGCTCGTCCTCATCAACGGTCGCGAAGACGGTCCGGTACTCTGTTTCACCGCCGGCGTCCACGCGGCCGAGTACGCGCCGATCGATGCCGTGATGCGGCTGTTGCAGGGGATCCAACCCGACACGCTCCACGGCGCCGTGATCGGCGTGCCCGTGTCCAACATGCGCATGTTCGAGCATCGCACCGGCTTCGTCTCACCGCTCGACGGACTCAACCTGAACCGGATCGCTCCCGGCCGCCGCGACGGATCCATTTCCGAGATCCTCGCCGATGTGCTGCTGCGCGAGGTGATCGGCGCGGCCCAGTATCACATCGACTTCCATGCCGGGGACCTGGGCGAGATGCTGTTTCCGTTCGCCGGCTATGCGCTCACCGGTCGTCGTGATCTCGACGAAAAAGGCGAAGCCTTGGCGCGCGCCTTCACGCCTCGCTTAATTTCACTAGCCACGGACGGCGGCACGATTCCCCCGTTCGCGGGCTCGCTCAATCATTCGGCGTGCCGCAACGGCGTCGTCTCGATCCTCGCCGAGTGCGGTGGCAACGGCACGCTCGATGAGACGGATGTCCGCACCCACATGGAGGGTGCGGACAACGTGATGCGTCATCTCGGCATGTTGGACGGAGGGCGGCCGACGAATGGCCCGCGGATCGCAGCCCGCGACCGTGTGGTGGTGCGCGCGTCGAAGTCGGGGCTACTTCGGTTAGGCGTGCGCGTCGGCGACGACATCGCGGCAGGACAGGAGGTCGCGCAGATTTGCAACGTGTTCGGCGAAGTCGTGGAGCGCGTGCGCGCGCCGGGCGCCGGCCTGGCCGGTCTGGTGTGGGCACACAAAGTGGTGAACACCGGCGATCCGGTGGTGCGCTACTGGATCACCGAGCCGGCCTGA
- a CDS encoding tetratricopeptide repeat protein, translated as MLRANFADARGQPVLAATPESVRGLDAAIDAYLGARSDARGRLDAVLADDPSCVLAHCMDGYFNLLSSKRAGFALAATALDNACRAAGRTSALAPRERSHVAALDAWCNGDLRGAVHHWDAALDHAPLDIIALRVSQFVLSYLGESARMRVTIERALPAWGPQMPGYGYVLGCHAYALEESGDYARAESTGRRAVEINPSDIWAAHAVAHVAEMQGRLGDGLTWIRDVAPHWSHCNNFTLHLRWHEALYHLDLDRHDRVLDLYDAEIRRVSTDEYLDVTNAVSLLWRLEQAGVDVGSRWRELADCARGHQHDHALVFVDLHYLMALAAVGDTQGVGEFIESCERFARLGEHTEATVMADVGLPLARAVVAHRRGDYGVVVDLLAPVRDRIKRIGGSHAQRDLFEQLLIDAAWRARRLPVADELLAERTTKRPRNIWGWRLYAQVLDALGASGASAAAHRADALRAS; from the coding sequence ATGCTGAGAGCGAATTTTGCCGATGCACGCGGCCAACCCGTCCTCGCGGCGACGCCGGAGAGCGTGCGCGGGCTCGACGCAGCCATCGACGCCTACCTCGGCGCGCGAAGCGACGCGCGCGGGCGGCTCGATGCCGTGCTGGCCGATGACCCGTCTTGCGTGCTCGCGCATTGCATGGACGGCTATTTCAATCTTCTGTCGAGCAAGCGCGCGGGATTCGCGCTCGCCGCGACCGCGCTCGACAACGCCTGCCGGGCGGCCGGTCGCACGTCGGCGCTCGCGCCGCGCGAGCGGTCGCACGTGGCGGCTCTGGACGCCTGGTGCAACGGCGACCTCCGCGGCGCCGTGCACCACTGGGACGCAGCGTTGGACCACGCGCCTCTCGACATCATCGCTTTGCGCGTGTCGCAGTTCGTGCTGTCGTACCTGGGCGAGAGTGCGCGGATGCGGGTCACCATCGAGCGCGCGCTGCCGGCGTGGGGTCCGCAGATGCCGGGCTACGGCTATGTGTTAGGCTGCCACGCGTACGCGCTCGAGGAATCGGGCGACTACGCGCGCGCGGAATCCACCGGGCGTCGCGCCGTCGAAATCAACCCGAGCGACATCTGGGCGGCGCACGCCGTCGCCCACGTGGCCGAAATGCAGGGTCGGTTAGGCGATGGCCTCACGTGGATTCGCGACGTCGCGCCGCACTGGAGCCACTGCAACAACTTCACGCTGCACCTGCGCTGGCACGAGGCGCTCTACCATCTCGATCTCGACCGCCACGACAGGGTCCTCGACCTCTACGACGCCGAAATTCGCCGAGTGTCCACGGACGAGTATCTCGATGTGACGAATGCGGTGTCGCTGCTGTGGCGTCTCGAGCAGGCGGGGGTGGACGTCGGGTCGCGGTGGCGCGAGCTCGCCGACTGCGCCCGGGGTCATCAGCACGACCATGCACTCGTGTTCGTCGACCTGCACTATCTCATGGCGCTCGCGGCAGTGGGTGATACGCAGGGCGTGGGCGAGTTCATCGAGTCGTGCGAGCGGTTCGCGCGTCTTGGTGAACACACCGAAGCCACGGTAATGGCGGACGTCGGCTTGCCGCTTGCACGCGCGGTGGTGGCGCACCGTCGCGGCGACTACGGCGTCGTGGTCGATCTGCTCGCGCCGGTGCGCGATCGGATCAAGCGCATCGGCGGCAGCCATGCCCAACGGGATTTGTTCGAGCAGCTGCTGATCGATGCGGCGTGGCGGGCGCGCCGCCTCCCGGTGGCTGATGAGCTGCTCGCCGAGCGCACGACGAAGCGGCCGCGCAACATCTGGGGCTGGCGACTGTACGCGCAGGTGCTCGATGCGTTGGGCGCCTCGGGCGCGTCGGCCGCGGCACATCGTGCCGACGCGCTGCGTGCGAGCTGA
- a CDS encoding ABC transporter permease subunit (The N-terminal region of this protein, as described by TIGR01726, is a three transmembrane segment that identifies a subfamily of ABC transporter permease subunits, which specificities that include histidine, arginine, glutamine, glutamate, L-cystine (sic), the opines (in Agrobacterium) octopine and nopaline, etc.) codes for MRPAADRRAAIAQGAALGLTAVVVWWLARNTSVSLAQRGLTLGFGFLGHPANFEIGDTWWLSFSPADSIGRAILVGLLNTALVSALGCVLAIIVGFIAGILRLSPNPALRGLIRAAVEIVRNTPLLLLLLFLAASLHELPPPQHALTPLHGVFLSDRGLVLPAMTIGGWTIVLAAATVIALALRRRLGGWIAPAVLGVATLVSAAVHPPAVAVAQLRGFNFAGGVTLSPELAALLAALVLHQSAHISEVVRGAVLAVPRGQRDAAGALGMSRWQTLRLVVMPVALRAMVPLLATNCVSLIKNSSLAVAIGFPDVVSILNTAGNQTGHSIETMLIMIAVYLSLSLLVAAALGRYNAHLLRTGSALS; via the coding sequence ATGCGGCCGGCCGCGGATCGCCGAGCCGCCATAGCCCAGGGGGCCGCCCTCGGCCTCACGGCGGTGGTCGTGTGGTGGCTGGCCCGCAACACCAGCGTTAGTCTCGCCCAACGTGGTCTAACGCTCGGCTTCGGGTTCCTCGGGCATCCCGCCAATTTCGAGATCGGCGATACCTGGTGGTTGTCGTTCTCGCCGGCTGATAGTATCGGACGAGCGATCCTCGTCGGACTGCTCAACACCGCGCTGGTGTCGGCGCTGGGATGCGTGCTCGCCATCATCGTCGGATTCATCGCCGGCATTCTGCGGTTGTCGCCCAATCCTGCGTTGCGCGGATTGATCCGCGCGGCGGTCGAGATCGTGCGCAACACGCCGCTGCTCCTGTTGCTGCTGTTTCTCGCCGCGAGCTTGCACGAGCTGCCCCCGCCGCAGCACGCGCTGACTCCGCTGCACGGCGTGTTTCTCTCCGATCGCGGGTTGGTCTTGCCGGCGATGACCATCGGCGGATGGACGATCGTGCTGGCCGCGGCCACGGTGATCGCGCTTGCGCTGCGGCGGCGGTTAGGCGGGTGGATCGCGCCCGCGGTGCTTGGGGTGGCGACGCTCGTCTCGGCGGCCGTCCATCCGCCGGCCGTCGCGGTCGCGCAGCTGCGAGGGTTCAATTTCGCCGGCGGTGTGACGCTGTCGCCCGAGCTGGCCGCGCTCTTGGCGGCGCTCGTGCTCCACCAGTCCGCGCACATCTCGGAGGTGGTGCGCGGCGCGGTGCTCGCGGTGCCGCGCGGCCAGCGCGACGCGGCCGGTGCGTTAGGCATGTCGCGTTGGCAGACGCTGCGGCTGGTGGTGATGCCCGTGGCGCTGCGGGCGATGGTCCCGCTCCTCGCGACCAACTGCGTGAGTCTCATCAAGAATTCGAGCCTGGCCGTCGCCATCGGATTCCCGGACGTCGTGAGCATCCTGAACACGGCCGGGAACCAGACGGGGCACAGCATCGAGACGATGTTGATCATGATCGCGGTGTATCTGTCGCTCAGCTTGCTCGTGGCGGCGGCGTTAGGGCGATACAACGCGCACCTGCTGCGCACCGGATCCGCACTCTCGTGA
- the metC gene encoding cystathionine beta-lyase — protein MTTRQSIDTLLTHSGGDPSERHGAVNPPVYRASTILFPTVATYERSRNPATRFDVVRYGQLGTPTTFALEEAIAAVEGGYRAMLLPSGLAAVTTALDALTQHGDHVLMVDTAYASTRKFCDATLPKRGVRTTYYDPLIGADIRTLFEAETRVVFVESPGSMTFEVQDVPAIAAAAHDAGIVVVMDNTWASPYFFPALARGVDVSIQAATKYIGGHSDVMLGTITTTEKLYERVRSAVAELGYCVGGDDAYLALRGLRTLGVRMDRHYRNARAVAEWLCTRPEVARVHYPALASDPGHALWARDFTGASGLFGVSLAPVPKAAMEAMLDALELFGKGVSFGGFESLAIPMRPGPYRTATQWQSAGGGPYIRLHIGLEDPTDLIADLERGFERLRSAAGAS, from the coding sequence ATGACGACGCGTCAGTCGATCGACACGCTGCTCACGCATTCGGGCGGGGATCCATCGGAGCGGCACGGCGCGGTGAATCCGCCGGTGTATCGCGCTTCGACGATTCTCTTCCCTACCGTGGCGACGTACGAACGTTCGCGAAATCCGGCGACGCGCTTCGATGTCGTGCGTTATGGACAGCTCGGCACCCCGACGACATTCGCCCTCGAGGAGGCGATTGCTGCAGTCGAAGGCGGCTATCGCGCAATGCTTTTGCCATCGGGGTTGGCGGCGGTGACGACCGCTCTCGACGCGCTCACGCAGCACGGCGACCACGTGCTCATGGTGGACACGGCGTACGCATCGACGCGCAAGTTCTGCGATGCGACGCTGCCCAAGCGCGGCGTGCGGACCACGTACTATGATCCGTTGATCGGCGCGGACATTCGCACGTTGTTCGAGGCCGAGACGCGGGTGGTGTTCGTCGAATCGCCGGGATCGATGACGTTCGAGGTGCAGGACGTGCCCGCGATAGCGGCGGCGGCGCACGACGCCGGCATCGTCGTGGTGATGGACAACACGTGGGCCAGTCCGTACTTCTTCCCTGCGCTGGCGCGCGGCGTCGATGTGTCGATCCAGGCGGCCACCAAGTACATCGGCGGCCACAGCGATGTAATGCTCGGTACCATCACGACAACCGAGAAGTTGTACGAGCGCGTGCGATCGGCGGTGGCGGAGCTGGGCTATTGCGTGGGCGGCGACGACGCGTATCTCGCGCTGCGCGGGCTGCGCACGTTAGGCGTGCGGATGGACCGGCACTATCGGAACGCGCGGGCGGTGGCGGAGTGGCTGTGCACGCGGCCGGAGGTAGCGCGCGTGCATTACCCGGCGCTCGCGTCCGACCCGGGGCATGCGCTGTGGGCGCGCGACTTCACCGGCGCCAGCGGCCTGTTCGGCGTGTCGCTGGCGCCTGTGCCGAAGGCGGCGATGGAAGCGATGCTGGACGCGCTCGAGTTGTTCGGGAAGGGCGTGAGTTTCGGTGGATTCGAGAGTCTCGCGATCCCGATGCGTCCGGGACCGTATCGCACGGCGACACAGTGGCAATCGGCTGGAGGCGGGCCGTACATTCGGTTGCACATCGGGCTCGAGGATCCCACCGATCTCATTGCCGATCTCGAGCGCGGGTTCGAGCGGCTTCGGTCGGCGGCCGGAGCGTCGTGA
- a CDS encoding amino acid ABC transporter substrate-binding protein codes for MRRAARLGMWRRAERLAAAVGVAAALAACTESAPGASPNEPGGGGATPTLSAIRARGAVKCGITEGAGFATPDDAGRWRGFDVDFCRALGVALFDDPDKVQFIPYTQEQRFSGLQSGEVDVLVNGTTITSSRALRQHFHFGPIYFYDGQGFLVAKSSKVTKASMLDGATICVQQGTTTELNLTDFARRNKITFHPVVMEDLRAAVGALAGGRCDAISQDGAGLATTRTMLQHPADYVVLPDRISKEPIAAVMRTGDDAWLEIVNWVFHATVQAEEFGIDQKNAAQFAQTTDPSIRRFLGLEPGATDGLGLDPQWTLHVIEKVGNYKDIFDRNLGPATPLGIDRGLNKLWTDGGLLYSPPFR; via the coding sequence GTGAGGCGCGCCGCTCGGTTAGGCATGTGGCGGCGGGCCGAGCGACTCGCGGCGGCGGTGGGCGTTGCCGCGGCGCTGGCGGCGTGTACAGAGAGCGCGCCCGGCGCATCGCCTAACGAGCCCGGCGGGGGCGGCGCTACGCCCACGCTCAGCGCCATCCGCGCGCGGGGCGCGGTGAAATGCGGCATCACCGAAGGCGCCGGCTTCGCCACCCCGGACGATGCCGGCCGCTGGCGCGGCTTCGACGTCGATTTCTGTCGGGCGTTAGGCGTGGCGCTGTTCGACGATCCGGACAAGGTGCAGTTCATTCCGTACACGCAGGAACAGCGCTTTTCGGGGCTGCAGTCGGGCGAGGTGGATGTGCTCGTGAACGGCACCACCATCACGAGCAGCCGCGCCTTACGACAACATTTTCACTTCGGGCCCATCTATTTCTACGATGGCCAGGGCTTTCTGGTCGCCAAGTCGTCCAAGGTGACCAAGGCGAGCATGCTCGACGGCGCCACCATCTGTGTGCAGCAGGGCACGACCACGGAGCTCAACCTCACCGACTTCGCTCGGCGCAACAAGATCACGTTTCATCCGGTGGTAATGGAAGATTTGCGCGCCGCGGTGGGCGCGCTTGCCGGCGGGCGGTGCGACGCCATCAGCCAGGACGGCGCCGGGCTCGCCACCACACGCACCATGTTGCAGCATCCGGCTGACTATGTGGTGCTGCCCGACCGGATCTCGAAGGAGCCCATCGCCGCCGTCATGCGCACCGGCGACGATGCGTGGTTGGAAATCGTGAACTGGGTGTTCCACGCGACGGTGCAGGCCGAGGAGTTCGGCATCGATCAGAAGAACGCGGCGCAATTTGCGCAGACCACGGATCCTTCCATCCGCCGCTTTCTGGGCTTGGAGCCGGGCGCAACCGATGGGCTGGGGCTCGATCCGCAGTGGACGCTGCACGTGATCGAGAAGGTCGGCAACTACAAGGACATCTTCGACCGCAACCTCGGACCCGCGACGCCGTTGGGCATCGATCGCGGGCTCAACAAGCTGTGGACGGACGGAGGGCTGCTCTACTCGCCGCCGTTCCGGTAA
- a CDS encoding amino acid ABC transporter permease: protein MTARMHRTARASAVSTAVRRCVATPAAAGVTVIVAAVAAAIVVPLVRWAIVQATWTGAPADCRRAAGGACWAFIGHKAGFILFGLYPAALRWRPGLAAAVLVALVVCTAIPKYWTRWLLAAWAAGLALAFVVMRGGLGMSVVPTQQWGGLPVTIMLTAIGLAGGFPIGILLALGRRSRRPLPRAAATAIVEVVRGVPLIAVLYVAVLVFPLALPTGLSVDKLTLAQAAVIVFASAYLAEAVRSGLQLVPARRLDAGLALGLGWWQTMQRIILPEALRTVLPSFISIAVGFFQDTSLIVIIGLFDLLNTARSAAQDPSWLGFYTEAFVFVGGIYFCGSAALSRYGLWLERRMAGAHGGVHMSRPLSLTTAAPPE from the coding sequence GTGACGGCACGCATGCACCGCACCGCGCGCGCGTCTGCAGTGTCGACTGCGGTTCGCCGATGCGTTGCGACGCCGGCTGCCGCCGGTGTCACGGTGATCGTTGCGGCGGTGGCGGCGGCCATCGTCGTCCCGCTCGTTCGGTGGGCGATCGTGCAGGCGACGTGGACCGGCGCGCCTGCGGATTGTCGTCGCGCCGCCGGCGGAGCGTGTTGGGCGTTCATCGGACACAAGGCCGGCTTCATTCTCTTCGGACTGTATCCTGCTGCCCTCCGGTGGCGTCCCGGGCTGGCGGCCGCGGTGCTCGTCGCGCTCGTGGTCTGCACCGCCATCCCGAAGTATTGGACGCGCTGGCTTCTCGCGGCGTGGGCCGCGGGACTCGCGCTGGCGTTCGTCGTCATGCGCGGCGGGTTAGGCATGAGCGTCGTGCCGACCCAGCAGTGGGGCGGCTTGCCGGTGACCATCATGCTCACGGCCATCGGGCTGGCCGGCGGCTTTCCGATCGGCATCCTGCTTGCGTTAGGCCGCCGGTCGCGGCGGCCGCTGCCGCGCGCGGCCGCGACGGCCATCGTCGAAGTGGTGCGCGGCGTGCCGCTCATCGCCGTGCTCTACGTGGCCGTGTTGGTGTTTCCGCTCGCGCTGCCCACCGGCTTGAGCGTGGACAAGCTGACGCTGGCCCAGGCGGCCGTGATCGTGTTTGCGTCCGCGTACCTGGCCGAGGCGGTGCGGTCGGGGTTGCAGCTCGTCCCGGCTCGTCGGCTCGACGCCGGCCTTGCGTTAGGACTCGGCTGGTGGCAAACGATGCAGCGCATCATCCTGCCCGAGGCCCTGCGTACGGTGCTGCCGTCGTTCATCTCGATCGCGGTCGGATTCTTTCAGGACACGAGCCTCATCGTGATCATCGGGCTGTTCGATCTGCTGAACACCGCGCGATCGGCGGCGCAGGATCCGAGCTGGCTCGGATTCTATACCGAGGCATTCGTGTTCGTGGGCGGGATTTATTTCTGTGGCAGTGCCGCGTTATCGCGCTACGGGCTGTGGCTCGAGCGGCGGATGGCTGGCGCGCATGGCGGCGTGCACATGTCGCGCCCGCTGTCGC